Proteins encoded together in one Rubripirellula reticaptiva window:
- a CDS encoding glycosyltransferase family 4 protein: MYTEKHCVVESPARPRVTFVWNEVNAYMAACWCQLQNTCELSIVSYPTKRPYDNNVVAAVNNHTLLADSSFETLRSAVLAGKPDILVICGWGKRTYRKLARERELADARLVLVIDTPWRDTWSQRLGSLLLNRFCNQFLAVVIASDRGQIYSKRLGFNASQTMTGMYGIDYKSFRAGGEHRPNPWPKSFAYIGRYASEKGINELVDGYKLYREMLTDPWPLDCYGSGPLASLLRVPGIVDHGFVQPNDLPNKLAHAGAFVLPSRYEPWGAVIAEAAASGLPIITTSSCGASVDLVHHCFNGYVCASEGRSICDAFIWVHRNYGGLQSMGRSSQRFAEAYSAEAWASRWTELFYRIS; this comes from the coding sequence GTGTATACTGAAAAACATTGCGTTGTAGAATCGCCCGCTCGCCCACGTGTTACGTTTGTTTGGAATGAAGTGAACGCTTATATGGCGGCTTGCTGGTGCCAATTGCAAAATACATGTGAACTCAGTATCGTTTCTTATCCGACAAAACGCCCTTACGACAACAATGTTGTCGCAGCAGTAAACAATCACACGCTTTTGGCTGATAGCAGTTTCGAAACGCTTCGGAGTGCTGTGTTAGCTGGCAAACCCGATATTTTAGTCATTTGTGGCTGGGGCAAGCGAACCTATCGTAAGCTCGCGAGGGAAAGAGAATTGGCGGACGCTCGCCTTGTTCTGGTTATTGATACGCCATGGCGTGACACGTGGAGTCAGCGATTAGGGAGTCTCCTTCTGAATCGCTTTTGCAATCAGTTCTTAGCTGTCGTGATTGCAAGTGATCGCGGGCAAATATATTCAAAACGCTTAGGGTTTAATGCGTCACAAACGATGACTGGGATGTACGGGATTGACTACAAATCATTTCGCGCAGGGGGAGAGCATCGTCCGAATCCTTGGCCGAAATCGTTCGCGTATATTGGTCGCTACGCTTCCGAAAAGGGAATCAATGAACTTGTTGATGGATACAAGTTGTATCGCGAAATGCTAACTGATCCATGGCCTCTGGATTGTTATGGATCCGGTCCTCTTGCGTCACTTTTACGAGTTCCTGGCATTGTTGATCATGGTTTTGTCCAGCCCAACGATCTACCGAATAAACTAGCTCATGCTGGAGCATTTGTTCTGCCAAGCCGCTACGAACCCTGGGGGGCCGTGATTGCTGAAGCGGCGGCGTCAGGATTACCAATAATTACCACTAGCTCATGTGGGGCTTCAGTCGACCTCGTTCACCACTGTTTTAATGGGTATGTTTGTGCATCCGAAGGGCGGTCTATCTGCGATGCATTTATCTGGGTCCACCGAAACTATGGTGGCTTGCAATCCATGGGAAGAAGCAGCCAGCGTTTTGCAGAAGCGTACTCTGCAGAAGCGTGGGCCTCTCGCTGGACTGAGTTGTTTTACCGTATTAGTTGA
- a CDS encoding O-antigen polymerase: MQTNEIPLAIVWRTNPLLGLFAIVASFVIAISMVPLDCQVAGAMRLPAIVFSIGLLISQFTSVLAAPKSAFHALNVVAAAPVYWLLLDMVQGAYPLPGIDPETTVHSLGAIGLFSSGVWLGGLLSPMRFPVRMRAGLEIQLSAKQLLVLIWIAFFLALLRFAIPAKFDFEAIVGAFGGSRWEAPWARGAMGGWDAFLDHFAYFGYVLPVLTTLLARKIGWLNRRAFTAICLTGVIASLLSIGGGRRVIGVLVGSGMVVWFLSNPLPRFRSVLVVGFVFTILLLVMQVILLYRNDGLSRILSGDIGDRMAQRQYLHVDDNFLRLSQLTVIIPAQHPHVTWRWLIWVGSRPVPRVLWPGKPIDPGFSLPEFLGAKGVSYSSSIVGELYLAFGFPGCLFGGVVLGRCGRSLAYMLERNSSTGGFIVYGIGTLALFAGVRSGIDLILMSYGIVGWFIVVGIYRKLFVHESNGLVHADLRDGTRVY, from the coding sequence GTGCAAACAAATGAGATCCCGTTGGCCATCGTTTGGCGGACGAATCCATTGCTGGGCCTTTTTGCGATTGTCGCGTCATTTGTCATCGCCATATCAATGGTCCCGCTCGATTGTCAAGTTGCAGGTGCGATGCGATTGCCAGCTATCGTTTTCTCGATCGGCCTGTTGATATCTCAGTTCACAAGCGTTCTCGCTGCTCCCAAATCAGCTTTTCATGCGTTAAATGTTGTAGCTGCTGCACCGGTTTATTGGTTGCTGCTGGACATGGTCCAAGGCGCATATCCGCTTCCCGGAATTGATCCTGAAACTACAGTGCACTCGCTTGGAGCGATTGGATTGTTTTCTAGTGGCGTTTGGCTTGGCGGGCTGTTGTCTCCTATGCGATTTCCGGTCCGGATGCGTGCAGGGCTCGAGATTCAGTTATCCGCAAAGCAACTACTTGTGTTGATCTGGATTGCATTCTTCCTGGCCCTCCTCCGTTTTGCTATCCCGGCGAAATTCGATTTCGAGGCTATTGTTGGTGCGTTTGGGGGGAGCAGATGGGAAGCGCCTTGGGCTCGTGGGGCAATGGGCGGTTGGGACGCGTTTCTCGATCATTTCGCCTATTTTGGTTACGTATTGCCTGTGCTGACAACATTGCTGGCGCGGAAAATAGGCTGGTTGAACCGCCGAGCATTTACTGCGATCTGTTTGACTGGGGTTATAGCGTCGCTTCTTTCCATAGGTGGTGGGCGCCGAGTGATCGGTGTTCTAGTCGGATCAGGAATGGTCGTATGGTTTCTCTCAAATCCCCTGCCTCGTTTTCGTTCGGTACTGGTCGTTGGTTTCGTATTCACGATCCTTCTACTAGTTATGCAAGTGATATTGCTCTATCGAAATGACGGGCTTTCACGGATCTTATCTGGGGACATTGGAGATAGGATGGCCCAGCGGCAGTATTTGCATGTCGACGATAATTTCTTGCGGCTTTCTCAACTCACGGTAATTATTCCAGCGCAACACCCGCACGTGACTTGGCGTTGGTTAATTTGGGTCGGGTCGCGTCCGGTGCCACGTGTATTGTGGCCCGGGAAACCAATTGATCCAGGATTTAGCTTGCCAGAATTTTTAGGTGCAAAAGGTGTTTCGTATTCATCATCGATAGTTGGCGAACTTTACTTGGCGTTTGGGTTTCCTGGGTGTCTTTTTGGGGGAGTTGTCTTGGGGCGTTGCGGGCGGAGTCTCGCATACATGCTGGAAAGAAATTCGAGTACAGGTGGGTTCATCGTCTATGGAATCGGGACACTTGCATTGTTTGCTGGCGTCCGGTCAGGTATCGATTTGATCTTAATGAGCTACGGGATTGTTGGCTGGTTTATTGTGGTTGGGATTTATCGGAAACTTTTCGTGCATGAAAGTAATGGGTTGGTGCATGCGGATTTGAGGGATGGAACGCGTGTATACTGA
- a CDS encoding glycosyltransferase family 4 protein, translating to MLHEIGWRSPLGSKGWDQILQRNEWFSKFAASQLKKHLATSDARPIVFSYAYTAKAVFEVAKRAGCRCVLGQIDPGLAHDVLVANAYKANPHWKPRRQVPSRYWVDWHSECLLADTIVVNSNWSRDSLIREGVKPGKIVVVPVAYESSSTDPDLETFVGDDSEVKNTGGFCVLRPLRVLVIGRATLEKGIENVVAAANLLRHKPLVFDVVGDHSNVPEEHRNIANINWHGNVPRNEVGKWYRNADLMVFPTLSDGFGITQLEAQFHHLPIVVSKNCGDVVIENVNGRRLLSNSAEFLVETLLDCLANPSLVSEWTANSYVREVFSIDQVASRMCEMR from the coding sequence ATGCTTCATGAGATAGGCTGGCGTTCACCTTTGGGCTCAAAAGGTTGGGACCAAATTCTGCAACGAAACGAATGGTTCAGTAAGTTCGCTGCAAGCCAACTCAAGAAACATCTTGCCACTTCAGATGCGCGTCCAATTGTTTTTAGCTATGCGTACACGGCAAAAGCGGTGTTTGAGGTGGCAAAGCGTGCAGGTTGTAGGTGTGTGCTTGGTCAAATTGACCCAGGTTTGGCACATGACGTCCTCGTTGCGAATGCATACAAAGCAAATCCACATTGGAAACCGAGACGGCAGGTCCCGTCACGGTATTGGGTTGATTGGCATTCAGAGTGCTTGTTGGCCGATACGATTGTTGTTAACTCAAATTGGTCGCGTGACTCATTAATCAGGGAAGGAGTCAAGCCAGGGAAAATCGTTGTCGTTCCTGTCGCGTACGAATCCAGTAGTACGGATCCGGATCTGGAAACATTTGTCGGTGATGATTCCGAAGTCAAGAACACTGGCGGATTCTGCGTTTTAAGGCCACTACGTGTTTTGGTAATTGGACGAGCTACCTTGGAAAAGGGGATTGAAAACGTGGTTGCCGCTGCGAATTTACTTCGACACAAGCCTTTAGTTTTTGACGTCGTCGGGGACCATTCAAATGTGCCTGAAGAGCATCGAAACATTGCCAATATTAATTGGCACGGAAATGTGCCACGGAACGAGGTTGGCAAGTGGTATAGGAATGCCGACTTGATGGTGTTTCCGACGCTTAGCGACGGTTTTGGTATTACTCAACTTGAGGCGCAATTTCACCATCTACCAATTGTTGTGTCGAAAAATTGCGGTGACGTGGTTATCGAAAACGTGAACGGCCGCCGTCTATTAAGCAATTCAGCTGAGTTCTTAGTCGAAACGCTTCTGGACTGTCTGGCAAATCCTTCTTTAGTGTCCGAGTGGACAGCTAATTCATATGTCCGAGAAGTGTTTTCGATTGACCAAGTGGCTAGCAGAATGTGTGAGATGAGGTAA